From the Salmo trutta chromosome 30, fSalTru1.1, whole genome shotgun sequence genome, one window contains:
- the LOC115168794 gene encoding glycine-rich cell wall structural protein 1.8-like, which yields MAGGGRWGTGGGEQEAGNRRRGTGGEQEAGNRRQEAGNRRRGTGGGEQEAGNRRRWGTGGRRWGTGGGRWGTGGGEQEAGNRRRWGTGGGRWGTGGGEQEAGNRRRGTGGGEQEEVGNRRREVGNRRWGTGGGEQEAGNRRRGTGGEQEAGGGEQEAGNRRRCGTGGGGEQEEVGNRRQEAGNRRQEAGNRRWGTGGGEQEAGGGEQEAGGGGQEAGGGEQEAGGGEQEAGGGEQEAGGREQEAGGGEQEAGGGEQEAGNRRQEAGNRRRGTGGGEQEAGGGEQEAGNRRRGTGGGEQEAGNRRRGTGGGEQEAGNRRREAGNRRWGTGGGEQEAGGGEQEAGNRRPEVGNMRWGTGGRRRGTGGRRRGTGDGEQEAGGGEQEAGNRRQEAGNRRRGTGGGEQEAGNRRRGTGGRRWGTGGGEQEAGGGEQEAGNRRRGTGGGDQAGNRRQ from the coding sequence ATGGCAGGAGGCGGGAGGTGGGGAACAGGAGGCGGGGAACAGGAGGCGGGGAACAGGAGGAGGGGAACAGGCGGGGAACAGGAGGCGGGGAACAGGAGGCAGGAGGCAGGGAACAGGAGGCGGGGAACAGGAGGCGGGGAACAGGAGGCGGGGAACAGGAGGAGGTGGGGAACAGGAGGCAGGAGGTGGGGAACAGGAGGCGGGAGGTGGGGAACAGGAGGCGGGGAACAGGAGGCGGGGAACAGGAGGAGGTGGGGAACAGGAGGCGGGAGGTGGGGAACAGGAGGTGGGGAACAGGAGGCGGGGAACAGGAGGCGGGGAACAGGAGGCGGGGAACAGGAGGAGGTGGGGAACAGGAGGCGGGAGGTGGGGAACAGGAGGTGGGGAACAGGAGGCGGGGAACAGGAGGCGGGGAACAGGAGGAGGGGAACAGGCGGGGAACAGGAGGCAGGAGGCGGGGAACAGGAGGCGGGGAACAGGAGGAGGTGCGGAACAGGAGGAGGCGGGGAACAGGAGGAGGTGGGGAACAGGAGGCAGGAGGCAGGGAACAGGAGGCAGGAGGCAGGGAACAGGAGATGGGGAACAGGAGGCGGGGAACAGGAGGCGGGAGGCGGGGAACAGGAGGCGGGAGGTGGGGGACAGGAGGCGGGAGGCGGGGAACAGGAGGCAGGAGGCGGGGAACAGGAGGCAGGAGGCGGGGAACAGGAGGCAGGAGGCAGGGAACAGGAGGCAGGAGGCGGGGAACAGGAGGCAGGAGGCGGGGAACAGGAGGCGGGGAACAGGAGGCAGGAGGCGGGGAACAGGAGGCGGGGAACAGGAGGCGGGGAACAGGAGGCAGGAGGCGGGGAACAGGAGGCGGGGAACAGGAGGCGGGGAACAGGAGGCGGGGAACAGGAGGCGGGGAACAGGAGGCGGGGAACAGGAGGCGGGGAACAGGAGGCGGGGAACAGGAGGCGGGAGGCGGGGAACAGGAGATGGGGAACAGGAGGCGGGGAACAGGAGGCGGGAGGCGGGGAACAGGAGGCGGGGAACAGGAGGCCGGAGGTGGGGAACATGAGGTGGGGAACAGGAGGCAGGAGGCGGGGAACAGGAGGCAGGAGGCGGGGAACAGGAGATGGGGAACAGGAGGCAGGAGGCGGGGAACAGGAGGCGGGGAACAGGAGGCAGGAGGCGGGGAACAGGAGGCGGGGAACAGGAGGCGGGGAACAGGAGGCGGGGAACAGGAGGCGGGGAACAGGAGGCCGGAGGTGGGGAACAGGAGGTGGTGAACAGGAGGCAGGAGGCGGGGAACAGGAGGCGGGGAACAGGAGGCGGGGAACAGGAGGCGGGGACCAGGCGGGGAACAGGAGGCAGTAG
- the LOC115168742 gene encoding collagen alpha chain-like isoform X4, with the protein MVPGETTSLGLQARDGTWRDGQSGASGSCDGTWRDGQSGASGSCDGTWRDGQSGASGSCDGTWRDGQSGASGSCDGTWRDGQSGASGSCDGTWRDGQSGASGSCDGTWRDGQSGASDSCDGTWRDGQSGASDSCDGTWRDGQSGASGSCDGTWRDGQSGASGSCDGTWRDGQCLQAHVMVPGETTSLGLQAHVMVPGETASLGLQAHVMVPGETASLGLQAHVMVPGETASLGLQAHVMVPGETASLGLQAHVMVPGETASLGLQTHVMVPGETASVFRIIAHFLWQQVTNIAAVMEHCGISPSRYGSFRKQLQF; encoded by the exons ATGGTACCTGGAGAGACGACCAGTCTGGGGCTTCAGGCTCGTGATGGTACCTGGAGAGACGGCCAGTCTGGggcttcaggctcatgtgatGGTACCTGGAGAGACGGCCAGTCTGGggcttcaggctcatgtgatGGTACCTGGAGAGACGGCCAGTCTGGggcttcaggctcatgtgatGGTACCTGGAGAGACGGCCAGTCTGGggcttcaggctcatgtgatGGTACCTGGAGAGACGGCCAGTCTGGggcttcaggctcatgtgatGGTACCTGGAGAGACGGCCAGTCTGGggcttcaggctcatgtgatGGTACCTGGAGAGACGGCCAGTCTGGGGCTTCAG ACTCATGTGATGGTACCTGGAGAGACGGCCAGTCTGGGGCTTCAGACTCATGTGATGGTACCTGGAGAGACGGCCAGTCTGGggcttcaggctcatgtgatGGTACCTGGAGAGACGGCCAGTCTGGggcttcaggctcatgtgatGGTACCTGGAGAGACGGCCAGTGTCTTCAGGCTCATGTGATGGTACCTGGAGAGACGACCAGTCTGGggcttcaggctcatgtgatGGTACCTGGAGAGACGGCCAGTCTGGggcttcaggctcatgtgatGGTACCTGGAGAGACGGCCAGTCTGGggcttcaggctcatgtgatGGTACCTGGAGAGACGGCCAGTCTGGGGCTTCAG gctcatgtgatGGTACCTGGAGAGACGGCCAGTCTGGggcttcaggctcatgtgatGGTACCTGGAGAGACGGCCAGTCTGGGGCTTCAGACTCATGTGATGGTACCTGGAGAGACGGCCAGTGTCTTCAGAATCATTGCccatttcttgtggcaacaggtcacaaatattgctgctgtgatggaacactgtggtatttcacccagtcgATATGGGAGTTTTCGTAAACAACTCCAGTTTTGa
- the LOC115168742 gene encoding collagen alpha chain-like isoform X2, which produces MVPGETTSLGLQARDGTWRDGQSGASGSCDGTWRDGQSGASGSCDGTWRDGQSGASGSCDGTWRDGQSGASGSCDGTWRDGQSGASGSCDGTWRDGQSGASGSCDGTWRDGQSGASDSCDGTWRDGQSGASDSCDGTWRDGQSGASGSCDGTWRDGQSGASGSCDGTWRDGQCLQAHVMVPGETTSLGLQAHVMVPGETASLGLQAHVMVPGETASLGLQAHVMVPGETASLGLQTHVMVPGETASLGLQAHVMVPGETASLGLQAHVMVPGETASLGLQTHVMVPGETASVFRIIAHFLWQQVTNIAAVMEHCGISPSRYGSFRKQLQF; this is translated from the exons ATGGTACCTGGAGAGACGACCAGTCTGGGGCTTCAGGCTCGTGATGGTACCTGGAGAGACGGCCAGTCTGGggcttcaggctcatgtgatGGTACCTGGAGAGACGGCCAGTCTGGggcttcaggctcatgtgatGGTACCTGGAGAGACGGCCAGTCTGGggcttcaggctcatgtgatGGTACCTGGAGAGACGGCCAGTCTGGggcttcaggctcatgtgatGGTACCTGGAGAGACGGCCAGTCTGGggcttcaggctcatgtgatGGTACCTGGAGAGACGGCCAGTCTGGggcttcaggctcatgtgatGGTACCTGGAGAGACGGCCAGTCTGGGGCTTCAG ACTCATGTGATGGTACCTGGAGAGACGGCCAGTCTGGGGCTTCAGACTCATGTGATGGTACCTGGAGAGACGGCCAGTCTGGggcttcaggctcatgtgatGGTACCTGGAGAGACGGCCAGTCTGGggcttcaggctcatgtgatGGTACCTGGAGAGACGGCCAGTGTCTTCAGGCTCATGTGATGGTACCTGGAGAGACGACCAGTCTGGggcttcaggctcatgtgatGGTACCTGGAGAGACGGCCAGTCTGGggcttcaggctcatgtgatGGTACCTGGAGAGACGGCCAGTCTGGggcttcaggctcatgtgatGGTACCTGGAGAGACGGCCAGTCTGGGGCTTCAG ACTCATGTGATGGTACCTGGAGAGACGGCCAGTCTGGggcttcaggctcatgtgatGGTACCTGGAGAGACGGCCAGTCTGGggcttcaggctcatgtgatGGTACCTGGAGAGACGGCCAGTCTGGGGCTTCAGACTCATGTGATGGTACCTGGAGAGACGGCCAGTGTCTTCAGAATCATTGCccatttcttgtggcaacaggtcacaaatattgctgctgtgatggaacactgtggtatttcacccagtcgATATGGGAGTTTTCGTAAACAACTCCAGTTTTGa
- the LOC115168742 gene encoding collagen alpha chain-like isoform X1 has translation MVPGETTSLGLQARDGTWRDGQSGASGSCDGTWRDGQSGASGSCDGTWRDGQSGASGSCDGTWRDGQSGASGSCDGTWRDGQSGASGSCDGTWRDGQSGASGSCDGTWRDGQSGASDSCDGTWRDGQSGASDSCDGTWRDGQSGASGSCDGTWRDGQSGASGSCDGTWRDGQCLQAHVMVPGETTSLGLQAHVMVPGETASLGLQAHVMVPGETASLGLQAHVMVPGETASLGLQTHVMVPGETASLGLQTHVMVPGETASLGLQAHVMVPGETASLGLQAHVMVPGETASLGLQTHVMVPGETASVFRIIAHFLWQQVTNIAAVMEHCGISPSRYGSFRKQLQF, from the exons ATGGTACCTGGAGAGACGACCAGTCTGGGGCTTCAGGCTCGTGATGGTACCTGGAGAGACGGCCAGTCTGGggcttcaggctcatgtgatGGTACCTGGAGAGACGGCCAGTCTGGggcttcaggctcatgtgatGGTACCTGGAGAGACGGCCAGTCTGGggcttcaggctcatgtgatGGTACCTGGAGAGACGGCCAGTCTGGggcttcaggctcatgtgatGGTACCTGGAGAGACGGCCAGTCTGGggcttcaggctcatgtgatGGTACCTGGAGAGACGGCCAGTCTGGggcttcaggctcatgtgatGGTACCTGGAGAGACGGCCAGTCTGGGGCTTCAG ACTCATGTGATGGTACCTGGAGAGACGGCCAGTCTGGGGCTTCAGACTCATGTGATGGTACCTGGAGAGACGGCCAGTCTGGggcttcaggctcatgtgatGGTACCTGGAGAGACGGCCAGTCTGGggcttcaggctcatgtgatGGTACCTGGAGAGACGGCCAGTGTCTTCAGGCTCATGTGATGGTACCTGGAGAGACGACCAGTCTGGggcttcaggctcatgtgatGGTACCTGGAGAGACGGCCAGTCTGGggcttcaggctcatgtgatGGTACCTGGAGAGACGGCCAGTCTGGggcttcaggctcatgtgatGGTACCTGGAGAGACGGCCAGTCTGGGGCTTCAG ACTCATGTGATGGTACCTGGAGAGACGGCCAGTCTGGGGCTTCAGACTCATGTGATGGTACCTGGAGAGACGGCCAGTCTGGggcttcaggctcatgtgatGGTACCTGGAGAGACGGCCAGTCTGGggcttcaggctcatgtgatGGTACCTGGAGAGACGGCCAGTCTGGGGCTTCAGACTCATGTGATGGTACCTGGAGAGACGGCCAGTGTCTTCAGAATCATTGCccatttcttgtggcaacaggtcacaaatattgctgctgtgatggaacactgtggtatttcacccagtcgATATGGGAGTTTTCGTAAACAACTCCAGTTTTGa
- the LOC115168742 gene encoding collagen alpha chain-like isoform X3 has product MVPGETTSLGLQARDGTWRDGQSGASGSCDGTWRDGQSGASGSCDGTWRDGQSGASGSCDGTWRDGQSGASGSCDGTWRDGQSGASGSCDGTWRDGQSGASGSCDGTWRDGQSGASGSCDGTWRDGQSGASGSCDGTWRDGQCLQAHVMVPGETTSLGLQAHVMVPGETASLGLQAHVMVPGETASLGLQAHVMVPGETASLGLQTHVMVPGETASLGLQTHVMVPGETASLGLQAHVMVPGETASLGLQAHVMVPGETASLGLQTHVMVPGETASVFRIIAHFLWQQVTNIAAVMEHCGISPSRYGSFRKQLQF; this is encoded by the exons ATGGTACCTGGAGAGACGACCAGTCTGGGGCTTCAGGCTCGTGATGGTACCTGGAGAGACGGCCAGTCTGGggcttcaggctcatgtgatGGTACCTGGAGAGACGGCCAGTCTGGggcttcaggctcatgtgatGGTACCTGGAGAGACGGCCAGTCTGGggcttcaggctcatgtgatGGTACCTGGAGAGACGGCCAGTCTGGggcttcaggctcatgtgatGGTACCTGGAGAGACGGCCAGTCTGGggcttcaggctcatgtgatGGTACCTGGAGAGACGGCCAGTCTGGggcttcaggctcatgtgatGGTACCTGGAGAGACGGCCAGTCTGGGGCTTCAG gctcatgtgatGGTACCTGGAGAGACGGCCAGTCTGGggcttcaggctcatgtgatGGTACCTGGAGAGACGGCCAGTGTCTTCAGGCTCATGTGATGGTACCTGGAGAGACGACCAGTCTGGggcttcaggctcatgtgatGGTACCTGGAGAGACGGCCAGTCTGGggcttcaggctcatgtgatGGTACCTGGAGAGACGGCCAGTCTGGggcttcaggctcatgtgatGGTACCTGGAGAGACGGCCAGTCTGGGGCTTCAG ACTCATGTGATGGTACCTGGAGAGACGGCCAGTCTGGGGCTTCAGACTCATGTGATGGTACCTGGAGAGACGGCCAGTCTGGggcttcaggctcatgtgatGGTACCTGGAGAGACGGCCAGTCTGGggcttcaggctcatgtgatGGTACCTGGAGAGACGGCCAGTCTGGGGCTTCAGACTCATGTGATGGTACCTGGAGAGACGGCCAGTGTCTTCAGAATCATTGCccatttcttgtggcaacaggtcacaaatattgctgctgtgatggaacactgtggtatttcacccagtcgATATGGGAGTTTTCGTAAACAACTCCAGTTTTGa
- the LOC115168742 gene encoding uncharacterized protein LOC115168742 isoform X5 — protein sequence MVPGETASLGLQAHVMVPGETASLGLQAHVMVPGETASLGLQAHVMVPGETASLGLQAHVMVPGETASLGLQAHVMVPGETASLGLQAHVMVPGETASLGLQTHVMVPGETASLGLQTHVMVPGETASLGLQAHVMVPGETASLGLQAHVMVPGETASVFRLM from the exons ATGGTACCTGGAGAGACGGCCAGTCTGGggcttcaggctcatgtgatGGTACCTGGAGAGACGGCCAGTCTGGggcttcaggctcatgtgatGGTACCTGGAGAGACGGCCAGTCTGGggcttcaggctcatgtgatGGTACCTGGAGAGACGGCCAGTCTGGggcttcaggctcatgtgatGGTACCTGGAGAGACGGCCAGTCTGGggcttcaggctcatgtgatGGTACCTGGAGAGACGGCCAGTCTGGggcttcaggctcatgtgatGGTACCTGGAGAGACGGCCAGTCTGGGGCTTCAG ACTCATGTGATGGTACCTGGAGAGACGGCCAGTCTGGGGCTTCAGACTCATGTGATGGTACCTGGAGAGACGGCCAGTCTGGggcttcaggctcatgtgatGGTACCTGGAGAGACGGCCAGTCTGGggcttcaggctcatgtgatGGTACCTGGAGAGACGGCCAGTGTCTTCAGGCTCATGTGA
- the LOC115168742 gene encoding uncharacterized protein LOC115168742 isoform X6 has translation MVPGETASLGLQAHVMVPGETASLGLQAHVMVPGETASLGLQAHVMVPGETASLGLQAHVMVPGETASLGLQAHVMVPGETASLGLQAHVMVPGETASLGLQAHVMVPGETASLGLQAHVMVPGETASVFRLM, from the exons ATGGTACCTGGAGAGACGGCCAGTCTGGggcttcaggctcatgtgatGGTACCTGGAGAGACGGCCAGTCTGGggcttcaggctcatgtgatGGTACCTGGAGAGACGGCCAGTCTGGggcttcaggctcatgtgatGGTACCTGGAGAGACGGCCAGTCTGGggcttcaggctcatgtgatGGTACCTGGAGAGACGGCCAGTCTGGggcttcaggctcatgtgatGGTACCTGGAGAGACGGCCAGTCTGGggcttcaggctcatgtgatGGTACCTGGAGAGACGGCCAGTCTGGGGCTTCAG gctcatgtgatGGTACCTGGAGAGACGGCCAGTCTGGggcttcaggctcatgtgatGGTACCTGGAGAGACGGCCAGTGTCTTCAGGCTCATGTGA